A genome region from Synchiropus splendidus isolate RoL2022-P1 chromosome 5, RoL_Sspl_1.0, whole genome shotgun sequence includes the following:
- the ghdc gene encoding GH3 domain-containing protein isoform X1, producing the protein MAVSWLGVPISFCWTAISIAVAFLGYTGGMPAALPAVLGVGSLVSMALIWRDISSKMKGEHRTVAGLLGQYLATKAVGWIGRRQRRKLEADTLNVRRVQEQTLLRRLRRNQETTYGKQYDLESVTDIDSFRARHPITTYEHYRELIRRVAAGEEKVIISEKPLILAMTSGTSGASAMLLSTKATNTEFFMQGVAVCLDAMRQAFPSTDSLQRTTKFFYTPTFRQSEAGIPIGPNSSTPASSRSMLNLYTTPAPAYEVTSERDALYLHLLFALKDPCVGTLESNFASTVFYAFTALQERWQELVEDIEKGTVSHTLALEDDVRAKLEAVINPDPKRAAELRAQFLMGIGGIAKRLWPHLHLVLAVDSGSNQIYGEMLRESFCQGVPFYSPFYAATEGLIGVNLWPLQQKRCYLLCPRSMFCEFLPEKSLDEDAPQTLLMDEVKEGDSYELVITNASGLFRYRIGDIVKVVGFHNQCPIVEFQYRRGQMLNVRGEKVSETVFLAALKKSVALWPGCQLVDYCCAESGILGDSIGGSDPHYQVFLELRGVRNLTEEQRYKLDICLQQESNIYKSFRIKGSIGPMRVQLVAEGAFKELRKKMMDFSNTSPNTFKMQRVLRRREYADFLLGKTVS; encoded by the exons ATGGCTGTCTCCTGGTTGGGAGTCCCTATTTCCTTCTGCTGGACGGCGATTTCGATTGCTGTCGCCTTTCTTGGCTACACGGGAG GTATGCCCGCTGCTCTGCCCGCTGTCCTCGGTGTGGGTTCGCTGGTGAGCATGGCTCTGATCTGGAGGGACATCAGCTCCAAGATGAAGGGTGAACATCGCACTGTGGCCGGTCTTCTTGGACAATATCTGGCGACCAAAGCAGTCGGCTGGATCGGGAGACGACAGCGGCGGAAGCTGGAAGCCGACACGCTGAATGTGAGGAGGGTTCAAGAGCAAACCCTGCTGAGGAGACTGAGGCGGAACCAGGAGACGACTTATGGAAAACAGTATGACCTCGAGTCAGTCACAG ACATTGATTCGTTCCGGGCCCGTCACCCCATCACCACGTATGAGCACTATCGGGAACTTATAAGACGAGTTGCTGCTGGAGAAGAGAAGGTGATCATCTCTGAAAAGCCACTTATATTGGCCATGACCTCTGGGACTTCTGGAGCCAGTGCAATGCTTCTCAGCACCAAGGCCACCAACACTGAATTCTTCATGCAG GGTGTTGCTGTATGTTTAGATGCCATGCGACAGGCATTTCCATCCACAGACAGTCTCCAACGCACAACAAAATTCTTCTATACTCCAACCTTTCGTCAGTCTGAAGCTGGAATTCCCATTGGGCCAAATTCTTCCACACCAGCATCTTCACGCAGCATGCTCAACCTCTATACCACACCAGCCCCAGCCTACGAG GTCACCAGTGAGAGAGACGCTCTGTACCTGCATCTGCTCTTTGCCCTGAAAGATCCCTGCGTAGGAACTCTGGAGTCCAACTTTGCCTCCACGGTTTTCTATGCCTTCACTGCCTTGCAA GAGCGCTGGCAGGAGCTGGTTGAGGACATCGAGAAAGGGACGGTCAGCCACACTCTGGCTCTGGAGGATGATGTCCGAGCCAAACTGGAGGCTGTTATTAACCCTGACCCAAAGAGAGCTGCTGAGCTCAGGGCTCAATTCTTGATGGGAATCGGGGGCATTGCCAAACGCCTGTGGCCTCACCTGCATCTTGTCCTGGCTGTAGATTCAGGCTCTAATCAGATCTATGGCGAAATGTTGAGGGAGAGCTTCTGCCAAGGAGTCCCTTTCTACTCACCCTTCTATGCTGCCACTGAAG GTCTGATTGGAGTCAATCTGTGGCCGCTGCAGCAGAAGCGCTGCTACCTGTTGTGTCCTCGCTCCATGTTCTGCGAGTTCCTGCCCGAGAAGAGCCTGGACGAAGATGCTCCTCAAACTCTGCTGATGGACGAGGTGAAGGAGGGAGACAGTTATGAGCTTGTCATCACTAATGCCTCCGGACTCTTCAG GTATCGCATCGGAGACATTGTGAAGGTAGTTGGATTCCATAACCAGTGTCCCATTGTGGAGTTTCAATACAG ACGTGGGCAGATGTTGAACGTTCGAGGAGAGAAAGTGTCTGAAACTGTATTTCTCGCTGCGCTGAAGAAGTCAGTTGCTCTGTGGCCCGGGTGTCAGCTGGTGGACTACTGCTGTGCTGAGAGCGGAATCCTGG GAGATTCAATAGGGGGCTCAGATCCTCACTACCAGGTCTTTCTAGAACTAAGAGGAGTGAGGAACCTGACTGAGGAGCAGAGATACAAG CTGGACATTTGTCTCCAGCAGGAATCGAACATCTACAAATCTTTCCGAATCAAGGGCAGCATTGGGCCAATGAGGGTACAGCTGGTTGCTGAAGGTGCATTCAAGGAGCTTCGGAAGAAAATGATGGACTTCTCCAACACTTCTCCAAATACGTTCAAAATGCAGCGAGTGCTGAGAAGAAGAGAGTATGCAGATTTCCTCCTGGGGAAAACGGTTTCCTGA
- the ghdc gene encoding GH3 domain-containing protein isoform X2, translating into MVSKQQYLLMVKKDIDSFRARHPITTYEHYRELIRRVAAGEEKVIISEKPLILAMTSGTSGASAMLLSTKATNTEFFMQGVAVCLDAMRQAFPSTDSLQRTTKFFYTPTFRQSEAGIPIGPNSSTPASSRSMLNLYTTPAPAYEVTSERDALYLHLLFALKDPCVGTLESNFASTVFYAFTALQERWQELVEDIEKGTVSHTLALEDDVRAKLEAVINPDPKRAAELRAQFLMGIGGIAKRLWPHLHLVLAVDSGSNQIYGEMLRESFCQGVPFYSPFYAATEGLIGVNLWPLQQKRCYLLCPRSMFCEFLPEKSLDEDAPQTLLMDEVKEGDSYELVITNASGLFRYRIGDIVKVVGFHNQCPIVEFQYRRGQMLNVRGEKVSETVFLAALKKSVALWPGCQLVDYCCAESGILGDSIGGSDPHYQVFLELRGVRNLTEEQRYKLDICLQQESNIYKSFRIKGSIGPMRVQLVAEGAFKELRKKMMDFSNTSPNTFKMQRVLRRREYADFLLGKTVS; encoded by the exons ATGGTTTCCAAGCAACAGTACCTGTTGATGGTGAAAAAAG ACATTGATTCGTTCCGGGCCCGTCACCCCATCACCACGTATGAGCACTATCGGGAACTTATAAGACGAGTTGCTGCTGGAGAAGAGAAGGTGATCATCTCTGAAAAGCCACTTATATTGGCCATGACCTCTGGGACTTCTGGAGCCAGTGCAATGCTTCTCAGCACCAAGGCCACCAACACTGAATTCTTCATGCAG GGTGTTGCTGTATGTTTAGATGCCATGCGACAGGCATTTCCATCCACAGACAGTCTCCAACGCACAACAAAATTCTTCTATACTCCAACCTTTCGTCAGTCTGAAGCTGGAATTCCCATTGGGCCAAATTCTTCCACACCAGCATCTTCACGCAGCATGCTCAACCTCTATACCACACCAGCCCCAGCCTACGAG GTCACCAGTGAGAGAGACGCTCTGTACCTGCATCTGCTCTTTGCCCTGAAAGATCCCTGCGTAGGAACTCTGGAGTCCAACTTTGCCTCCACGGTTTTCTATGCCTTCACTGCCTTGCAA GAGCGCTGGCAGGAGCTGGTTGAGGACATCGAGAAAGGGACGGTCAGCCACACTCTGGCTCTGGAGGATGATGTCCGAGCCAAACTGGAGGCTGTTATTAACCCTGACCCAAAGAGAGCTGCTGAGCTCAGGGCTCAATTCTTGATGGGAATCGGGGGCATTGCCAAACGCCTGTGGCCTCACCTGCATCTTGTCCTGGCTGTAGATTCAGGCTCTAATCAGATCTATGGCGAAATGTTGAGGGAGAGCTTCTGCCAAGGAGTCCCTTTCTACTCACCCTTCTATGCTGCCACTGAAG GTCTGATTGGAGTCAATCTGTGGCCGCTGCAGCAGAAGCGCTGCTACCTGTTGTGTCCTCGCTCCATGTTCTGCGAGTTCCTGCCCGAGAAGAGCCTGGACGAAGATGCTCCTCAAACTCTGCTGATGGACGAGGTGAAGGAGGGAGACAGTTATGAGCTTGTCATCACTAATGCCTCCGGACTCTTCAG GTATCGCATCGGAGACATTGTGAAGGTAGTTGGATTCCATAACCAGTGTCCCATTGTGGAGTTTCAATACAG ACGTGGGCAGATGTTGAACGTTCGAGGAGAGAAAGTGTCTGAAACTGTATTTCTCGCTGCGCTGAAGAAGTCAGTTGCTCTGTGGCCCGGGTGTCAGCTGGTGGACTACTGCTGTGCTGAGAGCGGAATCCTGG GAGATTCAATAGGGGGCTCAGATCCTCACTACCAGGTCTTTCTAGAACTAAGAGGAGTGAGGAACCTGACTGAGGAGCAGAGATACAAG CTGGACATTTGTCTCCAGCAGGAATCGAACATCTACAAATCTTTCCGAATCAAGGGCAGCATTGGGCCAATGAGGGTACAGCTGGTTGCTGAAGGTGCATTCAAGGAGCTTCGGAAGAAAATGATGGACTTCTCCAACACTTCTCCAAATACGTTCAAAATGCAGCGAGTGCTGAGAAGAAGAGAGTATGCAGATTTCCTCCTGGGGAAAACGGTTTCCTGA